Proteins encoded together in one Chitinophaga lutea window:
- a CDS encoding thioredoxin family protein yields the protein MKHMLIATLLLLGATTALKAQSEKVPDFYNPQANAKADIAAAVKQAQRENKHVLLQVGGNWCVWCKRLYKFVNDRPQLKQAQEKNYVVYHLNYSKENENLDVLKGLGFPQRFGFPVIVILDAKGNRLHTQNTALLESADSYDEKKVEGMFTDWAPAALAPARYVKKAAAK from the coding sequence ATGAAACACATGTTGATTGCCACGCTCCTGCTGTTGGGAGCTACTACCGCGCTGAAAGCGCAATCGGAAAAAGTGCCTGATTTTTATAACCCGCAGGCGAATGCGAAAGCGGATATCGCCGCCGCCGTCAAACAGGCGCAGCGCGAAAACAAACACGTCCTGTTACAGGTGGGCGGGAACTGGTGCGTGTGGTGCAAACGCCTGTACAAGTTCGTGAACGACCGCCCGCAGCTGAAACAGGCGCAGGAGAAAAACTACGTCGTATATCACCTGAATTACAGCAAAGAGAACGAAAACCTCGACGTGCTCAAAGGGCTCGGTTTCCCGCAGCGCTTCGGTTTTCCCGTGATCGTTATCCTCGATGCGAAAGGCAACCGCCTGCACACGCAGAATACCGCCCTGCTGGAGTCTGCAGACTCCTACGACGAAAAGAAAGTGGAAGGCATGTTCACCGATTGGGCGCCTGCCGCACTGGCTCCCGCCCGGTATGTGAAGAAGGCGGCGGCGAAGTGA
- a CDS encoding UbiD family decarboxylase: protein MGYKSLHDCINDLEKNGHLIRIKQEVDPYLEMAAIHLRVYEHQGPALLFENVKGSRFPAVSNLFGTLDRSRFMFRDTLEKIKTLVEIKGDPVKAIRHPFKYLHVAATALSALPMKTGKNAPISFGRTSIGELPQIVNWPMDGGPFVTMPQVYTEDPDKPGIMHANLGMYRIQLGGNEYIQNEEIGLHYQLHRGIGIHQTRSNAKGQPLKVSIFVGGPPSHPLSAVMPLPEGLSEMTFAGALGNRRFRYFYDDEGFCISADADFVITGTVMPNENKPEGPFGDHLGYYSLTHPFPLMKVSRVYHKKNPVWSFTVVGRPPQEDTSFGALIHDITGNAIPKEIPGVHAIHAVDAAGVHPLLFAIGSERYTPYLKERKPQEILTIANHILGSNQLSLAKYLFICAKEDDPSLHVHDVEKFMMHVLERFDPARDLHFQTNTTIDTLDYTGSDLNAGSKVTIAAAGGKRRELWRELPPNFSLPRPFSHFKLAMPGVLAVEAPAYPQDGNTAEQISILNDHLKNEQTDGLPLIVLCDDAGFTAENSSNFVWVTFTRSNPSHDIHGVNSFISHKHWGCRGPLIIDARIKPHHAPPLIKDAAVEARVDAMAKKGGVLHGII from the coding sequence ATGGGTTATAAAAGCTTACACGACTGTATCAACGATCTGGAAAAGAATGGTCATTTGATCCGCATCAAACAGGAGGTGGATCCGTACCTCGAAATGGCGGCGATCCACCTGCGGGTGTATGAGCACCAGGGGCCGGCGCTACTCTTCGAAAACGTAAAAGGCAGCAGGTTCCCGGCAGTGTCCAACCTGTTCGGCACGCTCGACCGTTCCAGGTTCATGTTCCGCGATACGCTCGAGAAGATCAAAACGCTCGTGGAGATCAAAGGCGACCCCGTAAAGGCCATCAGACATCCCTTCAAATACCTGCACGTAGCCGCCACTGCATTATCGGCCCTGCCGATGAAAACCGGCAAAAACGCGCCCATCAGTTTCGGCCGCACCAGCATCGGCGAATTGCCGCAGATCGTGAACTGGCCGATGGACGGCGGGCCTTTTGTGACCATGCCCCAGGTGTACACCGAAGATCCGGACAAACCCGGCATCATGCACGCCAACCTGGGCATGTACCGCATCCAGCTCGGCGGCAATGAATATATACAGAATGAGGAAATCGGCCTGCACTACCAGCTGCACCGCGGCATCGGCATCCATCAGACGAGATCGAACGCCAAAGGGCAGCCGCTGAAAGTGAGCATTTTTGTGGGCGGGCCGCCGTCGCACCCCTTGTCCGCCGTGATGCCGCTGCCGGAAGGACTGTCTGAAATGACATTCGCCGGCGCGCTGGGCAACCGCAGGTTCCGGTATTTTTACGACGACGAAGGTTTTTGCATTTCCGCGGACGCCGATTTTGTGATCACCGGCACGGTGATGCCGAATGAGAACAAACCCGAAGGGCCTTTCGGCGATCACCTGGGGTATTACAGCCTTACACATCCTTTCCCGCTGATGAAGGTCAGCCGCGTCTATCATAAGAAAAACCCCGTATGGTCGTTCACCGTAGTGGGCAGGCCGCCGCAGGAAGACACCAGCTTCGGCGCGCTGATACACGACATCACCGGCAACGCCATCCCGAAAGAAATACCCGGCGTGCATGCAATACATGCCGTGGATGCGGCAGGGGTGCATCCGCTGCTGTTCGCCATCGGCAGCGAACGGTATACGCCGTACCTGAAGGAACGCAAGCCGCAGGAAATACTGACCATCGCCAATCACATCCTGGGCAGCAACCAGCTGAGCCTCGCCAAATACCTGTTCATCTGCGCGAAGGAAGACGACCCTTCGCTGCATGTGCACGACGTCGAAAAATTCATGATGCACGTGCTCGAACGCTTCGACCCGGCCCGCGACCTGCATTTCCAGACCAATACCACCATCGACACCCTCGATTATACCGGCAGCGACCTGAATGCGGGCAGCAAGGTGACCATCGCAGCTGCGGGCGGCAAACGCCGCGAGCTCTGGCGTGAACTGCCGCCGAACTTCAGTCTGCCGCGGCCCTTTTCACATTTCAAACTGGCCATGCCCGGCGTGCTGGCGGTGGAAGCCCCTGCATATCCGCAAGACGGCAACACGGCGGAACAAATATCCATCCTCAACGATCATCTCAAGAACGAACAGACGGACGGCCTGCCGCTGATCGTACTGTGCGATGACGCGGGCTTCACCGCGGAGAATAGCAGCAACTTCGTATGGGTGACGTTTACGCGGAGCAACCCTTCGCACGACATACACGGCGTCAACAGCTTCATCTCCCACAAACACTGGGGCTGCCGGGGGCCGCTGATCATCGATGCCCGCATCAAGCCGCACCACGCACCGCCGCTGATCAAAGACGCGGCAGTGGAAGCCAGGGTAGATGCGATGGCGAAGAAGGGGGGCGTGCTGCACGGGATTATCTGA